The sequence below is a genomic window from Prinia subflava isolate CZ2003 ecotype Zambia chromosome 26, Cam_Psub_1.2, whole genome shotgun sequence.
ttgcttgtttcgcCACCCAACATTCTAAATGTCCCAATTCCCCTATGGCCTTAGCAATGGAGACCCATGGGGCAAAAATCGTGTTGCAACCCCTTTAGTTTTGctccaatgaataatttccgaGTCGCAATCCGGGTCCAattttttaaggtctcttttggagactgccaatccatgtgcaccactttgtttcttttgcttttctttccaaccCATAATTTGCGTTTTGTTGGGTGTGAATAGCCCCACCTTTCCtagggtgcacggacctccGGAAAGACaagaggggatacctgcccaagcCTGATCTCCGCAGATCAGAAAAACTCCCTTAGGTAACCTTTTGGGGTGGTTTTAAATTGGAGGGGGAAGAACTCCTTTGGCCATCCTCTCGCACCACAAGTGGGCTCTGTCCAGCACATTAGATTGGACAACATGCTTGGTGCGGTGGTCTAAAGCGTTGGCCGAGTTGGTAATGTGAATGCAGGCTGGAGCTTTAGCCGCTCCGAGGAGCTCCAGCTCTCGGGGTTCCTCTCTCAtattttccagggaaaacataAAATTCCTCCAGCTAATAAAAGGATTGACCCGGGGGATCTTACTGATACGGCGGGCATAAACGAGCAGTTTTTCGGGCATTTCTAGCTGTTTAAaagggatccccacgaggcatGTGGACATCGGGTCTGAGGCCGATGCTTTattgagacagatgtgatcTTGTCCCATAGATTTCGCGAGCAGAGCCCACACGTTGGCTCGCGGCTGTGGGACGATCCAAGCTTGACTGATTGTTAGCAGCTTGGTCAGGaagagcacggtcgggaggcttagcatccTGGGTctgggtctgaaaaacaaaactggggggccaaaGATTATTAATCTGGGTTACAAAAATAAGTAAAGggcaggtcatggtcccattcccacaggatgggaagagggggtctggaggagactcgccttcgacggcggaatgccgccAAGGCCACCTGCGGCACACTGTCATCACGTTCCCTCTTTTAACAAACGGTTTCACCCATTTGGCAGGCACccatttgatcccggtaggcgtgaggacacaggcgtacccacgcccccacgtcaccaaGTCAAATGggccctccaccttccctgactcaggtGAACTCACCAGCACTGGGGGTTTGGGATCGAATTTccactccttgttgcacccaaagtgtgtTGTTATAGGTAGATGGGGACTTTCAAAAGAGCAATTTAAAAAGTTGATAACGTAAAGTGCTCTGGCCAATCTAattgccggcggttccaccttCAATACCTGCTGTTGTTGCTTgaggaccctcttgatctcttggtgggtcCTTTCTATGATTGcctggcctgtgggggagtgggggatgcctgtcttgtgctccactccccattgctgcaggaagccgGCAAATTCCCTGGActtgtacgcagggccgttgtctgttttgatccccttggggatgcccatgaatgagaaggcctgaacaagGTGTTGGATggcatgttgggccctctcgcctgcgtgcgcagaggcatagacagcgccagagaaggtatcgacggagacgtgaacgtacttcagtctcccaaatgatggaatgtgggtgacatccgtctgccagagttcgcagctctccaacccgcgagggttgactccggcatgcagggtaggcacagcgtgggactgacaggaaggacacgagccgacaatcgccttagcttgttgacgtgtgaggttaaaacgtctaaccaagctaggcgcgttctggTGGAACaactgatggctgagcttggcctgctcaaaaacatCAGGCAacggggctatcgctacaggggcagcaagagcgtcagccttcctgttaccctcagcaataaacccaggcaaatcGATATGCGACCTagtatgcatcacataaaatggttgctctcggtgggagacaagtttAACtaatttcgagagctgctcatacagagctgtgttagacacctcttgtaaaattgcctcatctgctctagataccacccccgctacgtatgcgcagtcggttacaatattgagaggtccaggGAATCTCAAGTGccctgacgacagcggccaactcggctatttgaggtgaaccctcaaccactttaatatctgcctcccactgccgagtttcagggtcctcccaagtcattaccgacttgtgagaactcccggacgcgtcagtaaaaactgtcagcgcatcgagaggtctcctgctctggacactctttaaagccaatttaaatgttacttccaaattaaataatttgtg
It includes:
- the LOC134562064 gene encoding uncharacterized protein LOC134562064, with the translated sequence MEKPILTTSSFFEPYRLHLTRPLHLTDREFHFVTIDPRKLHRWPMTGEVLFFRPRPRMLSLPTVLFLTKLLTISQAWIVPQPRANVWALLAKSMGQDHICLNKASASDPMSTCLVGIPFKQLEMPEKLLVYARRISKIPRVNPFISWRNFMFSLENMREEPRELELLGAAKAPACIHITNSANALDHRTKHVVQSNVLDRAHLWCERMAKGVLPPPI